One window of Chryseobacterium sp. JJR-5R genomic DNA carries:
- the cysS gene encoding cysteine--tRNA ligase, whose amino-acid sequence MQLKIYNSLAGEKEIFKPILEGNVGMYVCGPTVYSNVHLGNVRTFLSFDFIYRSLTHLGYKVRYVRNITDAGHLTDDGDVNNDRFVKQTRLEKLEPMEIVQKYTVDFHKVLEMFNLLPPNIEPTATGHIVEQIELTQKLIEKGFAYESNGSVYFDVLEYNRRGLNYGELSKRNIEELFANTRDLDGQGEKKNPQDFALWKKASPAHIMRWNSPWGEGFPGWHLECTAMSTKYLGETFDIHGGGMDLKFPHHECEIAQGKACNDASPVNYWMHANMLTMNSQRMSKSTGNYILPMQLVTGENDFFEKPFHPSIVRFCFLQAHYRSVLDISNDAMIASEKGFIRLMEAVKVLGSVTPDDEKQSGFILAEWKTKAYDALNDDFNSPVLIAHLFEAVKYIFALNDGKETISTKDLEDLKSTLDAFIFDVLGLQTIEENNNEKLDQTLKVLIELRNQARKSKNFGLSDQIRDKLLAEGIELKDGRDGTSYVLN is encoded by the coding sequence ATGCAATTAAAAATATACAACTCGCTTGCGGGAGAAAAAGAAATATTCAAACCCATTCTTGAAGGAAACGTCGGGATGTATGTCTGCGGGCCTACCGTGTACAGCAATGTGCATCTGGGAAATGTTCGTACTTTCCTTTCCTTTGATTTTATCTACAGGAGCCTGACACATTTGGGTTATAAAGTAAGATACGTCCGGAATATCACCGATGCCGGCCACCTTACCGATGACGGGGACGTTAACAACGACCGGTTTGTAAAACAGACCCGCCTTGAAAAGCTGGAACCTATGGAAATCGTACAGAAATATACGGTGGATTTTCATAAAGTGCTGGAAATGTTCAATCTGTTGCCGCCGAATATTGAACCGACCGCAACCGGCCACATTGTAGAGCAGATTGAACTGACCCAAAAACTGATTGAAAAAGGATTTGCTTACGAAAGCAACGGTTCCGTTTATTTCGATGTGCTGGAATATAACAGGAGAGGATTAAATTACGGTGAACTTTCCAAAAGGAATATTGAAGAGCTTTTTGCCAATACCCGTGATTTAGACGGACAGGGTGAAAAGAAAAACCCGCAGGATTTTGCCCTTTGGAAAAAAGCTTCCCCGGCACATATCATGAGATGGAACTCGCCTTGGGGAGAAGGTTTCCCGGGATGGCACCTGGAATGTACGGCAATGAGCACGAAATATTTAGGCGAAACTTTTGATATCCACGGCGGCGGAATGGACCTGAAATTCCCGCACCACGAATGTGAGATTGCCCAGGGGAAAGCCTGCAACGATGCTTCACCCGTAAACTACTGGATGCATGCCAATATGCTGACGATGAATTCCCAGCGTATGAGCAAATCTACCGGAAACTATATCCTGCCGATGCAGCTGGTGACAGGCGAAAATGATTTTTTTGAAAAACCTTTCCATCCGTCAATTGTACGGTTCTGCTTTTTACAGGCGCATTATAGAAGTGTCCTGGATATCTCCAATGATGCAATGATAGCCAGCGAAAAAGGATTTATCAGACTGATGGAAGCGGTGAAAGTTTTAGGCTCCGTTACGCCAGATGATGAAAAGCAGTCCGGTTTTATCCTGGCAGAATGGAAAACCAAAGCCTATGATGCTTTGAATGACGACTTTAATTCCCCGGTTTTGATCGCCCACTTATTTGAAGCCGTAAAATATATTTTTGCTTTGAACGACGGAAAAGAAACCATCTCAACGAAAGACTTAGAAGACCTGAAATCCACTTTGGATGCCTTTATCTTTGATGTCTTAGGCTTACAGACCATTGAAGAAAACAACAATGAAAAACTGGACCAGACCTTAAAAGTATTGATCGAATTAAGGAACCAGGCGAGGAAATCCAAAAACTTCGGGCTTTCAGACCAGATCCGTGACAAGCTTCTTGCTGAAGGCATTGAATTAAAAGACGGAAGGGACGGAACATCCTATGTCCTGAATTAA
- a CDS encoding T9SS type A sorting domain-containing protein, with protein MKKHLLPLFLMLSAANVYAQQDFFALTGKDTPSIIFSDFRAIDGTTGVSGDKVFTADAPARIFSQSRNAAVTEDKNTYNNSQAVNMATLAYDPVNNNLVYMPMFSSNIYVLNAKTKEITLVENTVTRVTSCDINSHMTRMAAGHDGNIYAINNAGTQFLQISRKGGQYIVNDLGIIKNDASNGKNSFTMIETGFGGDMIADADNNFYVFATSGNVFKISMKELKAKFMGKISGIPENYSVNGSAVNSKGKVVIASAKGAPLYEVDLNTLQASQMAGEQNLHIYDLASKYFANDKAVSSTVFANLDIYPTRVDDHVINVNVNDKSVKGNIKLTVYDMSGKNVMKQDLSVKGGTLNRQVNLGNLVSGAYLVNIADESGKTLLNKKIMVTE; from the coding sequence ATGAAAAAACATTTACTTCCTTTGTTTTTAATGCTTTCGGCAGCCAACGTTTATGCACAGCAGGACTTCTTTGCCCTTACCGGAAAAGATACGCCAAGCATTATTTTCAGTGATTTCCGCGCCATTGATGGGACTACCGGCGTATCTGGAGACAAGGTTTTTACTGCAGATGCCCCTGCAAGAATATTTTCACAAAGCAGGAACGCTGCTGTAACGGAAGATAAGAACACCTACAACAATTCCCAGGCAGTCAATATGGCAACACTGGCTTACGATCCGGTTAACAATAACCTGGTTTATATGCCGATGTTTTCCTCCAATATTTATGTCCTGAATGCAAAAACCAAAGAAATCACGCTGGTGGAAAACACAGTGACCAGAGTAACATCATGCGACATCAATTCCCATATGACGAGAATGGCAGCAGGGCATGACGGAAATATCTATGCAATCAATAATGCCGGAACCCAGTTTTTGCAGATCAGCAGAAAAGGAGGCCAGTATATCGTTAACGACCTGGGCATTATAAAAAACGATGCTTCAAACGGGAAAAATTCTTTTACGATGATTGAAACCGGTTTTGGCGGCGATATGATTGCAGATGCAGATAACAACTTTTATGTCTTTGCCACTTCAGGAAATGTTTTTAAAATTTCAATGAAAGAGCTTAAGGCTAAATTCATGGGCAAAATTTCAGGAATCCCTGAAAATTACTCAGTTAACGGTTCTGCGGTAAACTCAAAAGGCAAAGTGGTAATTGCAAGTGCGAAAGGCGCGCCTTTGTATGAGGTGGATCTTAATACTTTGCAGGCAAGCCAGATGGCAGGTGAACAGAATCTTCATATTTACGATCTGGCCAGTAAGTATTTTGCCAATGACAAAGCCGTTTCCAGTACTGTTTTTGCCAATCTTGATATTTATCCTACAAGAGTGGATGATCATGTCATCAATGTGAACGTCAATGATAAATCAGTAAAAGGAAATATCAAGCTGACGGTTTATGATATGTCCGGTAAAAATGTAATGAAGCAGGATTTATCCGTAAAAGGAGGCACACTGAACCGACAGGTTAATCTCGGGAATCTGGTAAGCGGAGCCTATCTGGTGAATATTGCCGACGAATCCGGGAAAACATTGTTAAACAAAAAAATTATGGTGACGGAATAA
- a CDS encoding 4-alpha-glucanotransferase codes for MKLYFNVGYSTKVGENLQLVITEEGAVSKTHPMFYTENGLWKCEIDHFSKIISYRYQLTGEKGNILKEEFVQHHLNFSHLYKEFVIFDQWNSKNFPENYLNNKILHNKLNAFRPEKKPVLKKHTHLFRIEAPVYNPNWKIILSGSTPSLGSWDHEKALHLSQTGFGIWEISVEIPEHETIQYKYGLYDLEKQQVIDIEAGENRFTPPNYSKEVLQIVSDHYFKFKLHQMYHDAGVAVPVFSLRTQDGFGVGEFSDMKKLADWAKETSLGIIQILPINDTTANYTWTDSYPYAAVSVYALHPQYISLENLDFKLPEDTLKEYDAEKEELNALELIDYEKMISGKWKYLKAVFNTNTDKIYKDRNFKKFIKDNESWLVPYCAFCVLRDKYKTPNFNEWKTHKKYIAGKIAPFFTAKSKEYEASMLHAWVQYQLHKQLKEAIDYMHSLGVSVKGDLPIGIYRHSVEAWTEPELFGMDFQAGAPPDQFTELGQNWEFPTYNWEAMKANDYQWWKNRFKALEQYFDAMRIDHILGFFRIWRMPVSATQGILGYFYPAVPITLEEFNARHIPFNFDRYCKPFINDQILEKYFGENKEDAMAFFDSNQDGTYSFKEEFDTQRKLSDSFRKNPHGPIEEQLIALCANVLFLIEERNGQVVYHPRFNLYHTESYHYLSDWEKKSLYDLYQDYFFVRQDQLWYEKAMEKLPVILNATKMLICGEDLGMVPDCVPVVMDELAIVALKVQRMPSDHLPFYNPQNAGYLNVVTASSHDSSTLRQWWQEDPALTQQYFNEQLVQYGKAPEELDAHLAEIIMKQHLYNDAMLAVFPIQEFLATDKELTNIEMNHERINNPAVFPHYWRYRMHVQLEDLKGRSDFNHKISDWVKDSGRS; via the coding sequence ATGAAGCTATACTTTAATGTAGGTTACAGTACAAAAGTAGGAGAGAATCTGCAATTGGTGATTACTGAAGAAGGTGCTGTATCAAAGACTCATCCAATGTTTTATACAGAAAACGGTTTATGGAAATGTGAGATTGATCACTTTTCAAAAATAATTTCCTACCGTTACCAGCTCACAGGGGAAAAGGGAAATATCCTGAAGGAAGAGTTTGTTCAACACCATCTTAATTTTTCTCACCTCTACAAAGAATTTGTGATTTTTGATCAGTGGAACAGTAAAAATTTCCCCGAGAATTATTTAAACAATAAGATTCTTCACAATAAGCTGAATGCCTTCAGGCCTGAAAAAAAACCGGTTCTGAAGAAGCATACCCACCTGTTCAGGATTGAAGCTCCCGTATATAACCCGAACTGGAAAATTATCCTGTCCGGAAGTACGCCTTCTCTGGGCAGTTGGGATCATGAAAAAGCCCTTCATCTGTCCCAGACCGGTTTCGGGATCTGGGAAATTTCAGTTGAAATCCCTGAACATGAAACAATTCAGTATAAATATGGTCTGTATGACCTGGAAAAGCAACAGGTAATTGATATTGAAGCCGGCGAAAACCGGTTCACGCCGCCCAACTATTCAAAAGAAGTACTGCAGATTGTGTCAGATCATTACTTTAAATTCAAGCTTCACCAGATGTATCACGATGCCGGCGTTGCTGTTCCCGTGTTTTCATTAAGGACACAGGATGGCTTCGGAGTAGGCGAGTTTTCTGATATGAAAAAGCTTGCCGACTGGGCGAAAGAAACCAGCCTCGGCATTATCCAGATCCTCCCGATCAATGATACTACGGCCAATTATACATGGACGGATTCATATCCTTACGCCGCAGTTTCTGTTTATGCACTGCATCCGCAGTATATTTCCCTGGAAAATCTTGATTTTAAACTGCCGGAAGATACCCTTAAGGAATATGACGCTGAAAAAGAAGAGCTTAATGCTTTGGAATTAATTGATTACGAGAAAATGATCTCCGGAAAATGGAAATACCTTAAAGCCGTTTTCAATACCAATACTGATAAAATCTATAAAGACAGGAACTTCAAAAAATTCATCAAGGATAATGAAAGCTGGCTGGTTCCGTATTGCGCATTTTGTGTACTGAGGGATAAATATAAAACCCCGAACTTCAACGAATGGAAAACCCATAAAAAATACATCGCAGGAAAAATTGCTCCGTTCTTTACCGCTAAAAGCAAAGAATATGAAGCGTCCATGCTTCATGCCTGGGTACAATACCAGCTTCATAAGCAACTCAAAGAGGCCATCGACTATATGCATAGTTTAGGCGTATCGGTGAAAGGAGACCTTCCGATCGGCATCTACAGGCACTCTGTGGAAGCATGGACGGAACCTGAACTCTTTGGGATGGATTTCCAGGCCGGGGCACCGCCTGACCAGTTTACAGAACTGGGACAGAACTGGGAATTCCCAACTTATAACTGGGAAGCTATGAAAGCCAATGATTACCAATGGTGGAAAAACAGGTTCAAGGCGCTGGAACAGTATTTTGATGCCATGCGTATTGATCATATTCTTGGCTTTTTCAGGATCTGGAGGATGCCGGTTTCCGCTACACAGGGAATCTTGGGTTATTTTTATCCTGCCGTGCCGATAACACTGGAAGAATTCAATGCCCGGCATATTCCGTTTAATTTTGACCGGTACTGCAAGCCGTTTATCAATGACCAGATCCTGGAGAAATATTTCGGCGAAAATAAAGAAGATGCAATGGCATTTTTTGACAGTAATCAGGACGGAACGTACTCTTTTAAAGAAGAATTTGATACGCAGCGCAAACTTTCTGATTCCTTCAGGAAAAACCCTCACGGCCCGATTGAAGAACAGCTGATTGCTTTATGTGCCAACGTATTGTTTTTAATTGAAGAAAGAAACGGACAGGTTGTTTATCACCCGAGATTCAATCTCTATCATACGGAGTCTTATCATTATTTATCTGATTGGGAAAAGAAATCCCTCTACGACCTTTACCAGGATTATTTCTTTGTAAGACAAGATCAGCTCTGGTATGAAAAAGCGATGGAAAAACTTCCGGTTATCCTCAATGCAACCAAAATGCTGATCTGCGGCGAAGACCTCGGAATGGTTCCGGACTGTGTTCCTGTGGTAATGGATGAGCTGGCAATTGTTGCGCTGAAGGTCCAGCGGATGCCTTCAGACCATCTTCCTTTTTACAACCCGCAGAATGCAGGCTACCTGAATGTGGTTACGGCATCTTCGCATGACAGTTCTACGTTAAGGCAGTGGTGGCAGGAAGACCCGGCTTTAACCCAGCAGTATTTTAATGAGCAGCTGGTGCAGTACGGAAAGGCTCCGGAAGAATTGGATGCGCATCTGGCTGAAATAATTATGAAACAGCATCTTTACAACGATGCCATGCTGGCTGTTTTCCCGATTCAGGAGTTTCTGGCGACAGATAAGGAACTTACCAATATTGAAATGAACCATGAGCGGATTAATAATCCGGCTGTGTTCCCGCATTACTGGAGGTACAGGATGCACGTTCAGCTGGAAGACCTCAAAGGACGTTCAGATTTCAATCATAAGATCTCGGATTGGGTAAAAGACAGTGGAAGATCATAA
- a CDS encoding ferritin: protein MVSEKIAKLINEQIANEQYAAQYYLSMSAWFSAKDLDGIANYFRVQSKEELMHADKMFDYLNDVGGEIIIGEIPKPPHEFIGAIDIFEKALEHEKIVTKSIFNIVKNANDEGDFATTSFLQWFINEQVEEEASASQLVTKIKMVSDNPSALYLFDQELAQRTFVPDETA, encoded by the coding sequence ATGGTTAGCGAGAAAATTGCCAAGTTAATTAATGAACAGATAGCAAACGAACAGTATGCTGCACAATATTACCTTTCCATGTCTGCCTGGTTTTCAGCTAAGGATCTTGACGGGATTGCCAATTATTTCAGGGTTCAGAGCAAAGAGGAACTGATGCATGCGGATAAAATGTTTGATTATCTGAATGATGTGGGGGGCGAAATCATCATCGGGGAAATCCCTAAGCCGCCGCATGAATTTATCGGAGCCATTGATATTTTTGAAAAAGCCCTGGAGCATGAAAAAATAGTAACGAAGAGCATCTTCAACATCGTAAAAAATGCCAATGACGAAGGGGATTTTGCCACGACTTCCTTCTTACAGTGGTTCATTAATGAACAGGTAGAAGAGGAGGCAAGTGCTTCCCAGCTGGTAACGAAAATCAAAATGGTCAGCGACAACCCTTCAGCTTTATATCTTTTTGACCAGGAACTGGCGCAGCGTACTTTCGTTCCGGATGAGACTGCTTAA
- a CDS encoding S8 family peptidase — translation MKTKILSFILLLFMLTGMNAQAHYFYYYHGKKYPLQLDKSSIAVTSATTDAAKMLKAKTAVVETFPKNSLLKDGKKIIDRTKTFYVEIESDATLSDEQYIADIREKNMRKDIIIASPCFLTSEGQKMGLSNNFYVKLKSKNDLNRLNELAGKNNVEVLGYNEYMPLWFTVACNKNSTFANAIEMSNLFYESGYFEAAEPEFMYHNLQASADPSFGSQWSLKNTGQYGAAYTGIDIKAEQAWTLSTGANVKTAIFDHGFEMNHPDLAANVFGTGYDAQTNTSPSVVRGDHGTACAGITGAVQNNNLGISGVAPNTKLISISINLTFADTPQQLANGFNWATANGVEVISNSWGGYTPSVIIENGITNALVNGRGGKGMVVVFAAGNENNTSIRYPGIWDPRILVVGAMSPCGQRKSPSSCDGEAWGSCYGTQLDIMAPGVKMPTTDRQGSNGYDPSNYAPAFNGTSSACPVIAGVAALILSVNPCLTAQQVRDIIEQTAQKVRTDLYSYASTSGRSNGTWHTQMGYGLVNAYAAVVKAKSIYSLAAFDSPADIGLEPNPSATTWANIYQSKDIWNRRTNSALLNLTHQDPGYLGPGHNVMRFRVRNIGCTTSATAFARLYWTMGSTGETWPNSWNGIQLINGYSAGGELTTPYTGFNSSNSYATGQGFKIPALAPGQTYIIDAKWTPVNPAIYGGLTDNVVCFLGRIATPGDPMYNENPGPNAPIQPNVTNNNNIVTRNTKLVSLSGTFPKKSGFFFGNYLDYDKPFDIRFNLIKDSNVPFKSATRIIIKLNKPTWERWESGGKKLDGIEVYNYNERELVIMDPANAVIGNVVLKPDEYFPVEVSFQASSSISTTEDYDLAVSQNLTDNADEIYGSVCHFLVTINEKDVEEGEPYCDEKCRQAKMQPLVL, via the coding sequence ATGAAAACTAAAATACTATCCTTTATCCTGCTTCTTTTCATGCTCACAGGCATGAATGCGCAGGCTCATTACTTTTATTACTACCATGGGAAAAAGTACCCGCTGCAATTAGATAAATCCTCAATTGCAGTTACATCCGCCACTACTGATGCGGCAAAAATGCTTAAAGCAAAAACAGCGGTCGTGGAAACATTTCCAAAAAATTCACTGTTGAAAGACGGAAAAAAGATCATCGACCGTACCAAAACTTTTTATGTGGAAATAGAATCTGATGCAACACTTTCAGATGAGCAGTATATTGCCGATATAAGAGAAAAAAATATGCGTAAAGATATTATTATCGCCTCGCCGTGCTTTCTGACTTCCGAAGGTCAGAAGATGGGCCTGTCCAATAATTTCTATGTAAAACTCAAATCAAAGAATGACTTAAACCGACTGAATGAATTGGCTGGAAAAAACAATGTTGAAGTATTAGGGTATAATGAATATATGCCCTTATGGTTTACGGTAGCCTGCAATAAAAACTCAACTTTTGCCAATGCCATAGAAATGTCTAATCTGTTCTATGAAAGCGGGTATTTTGAAGCTGCAGAACCGGAATTCATGTACCATAACCTTCAGGCATCGGCAGATCCTTCATTCGGCAGCCAATGGTCTCTGAAAAATACAGGGCAATACGGTGCCGCCTATACGGGAATAGACATCAAAGCAGAACAGGCCTGGACCTTATCTACAGGGGCAAATGTAAAAACAGCTATTTTTGACCACGGTTTTGAAATGAACCATCCTGATCTTGCCGCGAACGTTTTCGGGACAGGTTATGATGCACAAACCAATACCTCGCCTTCTGTAGTGCGGGGAGATCATGGGACCGCGTGCGCAGGCATCACAGGAGCTGTGCAGAACAATAACCTGGGCATCAGCGGCGTGGCCCCGAACACCAAACTGATATCCATAAGTATCAACCTTACTTTTGCAGATACCCCTCAGCAGCTTGCGAATGGTTTTAACTGGGCTACGGCAAACGGTGTTGAAGTGATCAGCAATTCATGGGGAGGATATACACCTTCCGTCATTATTGAAAACGGAATTACCAACGCCCTTGTTAACGGCAGAGGCGGAAAAGGGATGGTGGTTGTTTTTGCAGCCGGTAATGAAAACAACACCAGTATCCGGTATCCCGGAATTTGGGATCCGAGAATCCTTGTGGTAGGCGCCATGAGCCCTTGCGGCCAGAGAAAAAGTCCCAGTTCATGTGACGGTGAAGCCTGGGGCAGCTGCTACGGGACCCAGCTTGATATTATGGCTCCGGGCGTAAAGATGCCAACCACGGACAGACAGGGAAGCAACGGGTATGATCCGTCCAACTATGCTCCGGCTTTTAACGGAACCTCATCTGCCTGCCCTGTTATTGCGGGCGTTGCAGCCTTGATTCTATCCGTCAATCCCTGCCTGACGGCACAGCAGGTGCGTGATATTATAGAACAGACAGCCCAAAAGGTAAGAACTGATCTTTACAGCTATGCATCAACTTCCGGAAGATCTAACGGAACATGGCATACCCAGATGGGATACGGACTGGTTAATGCCTATGCAGCCGTTGTGAAAGCTAAAAGCATCTACAGCCTTGCGGCGTTCGACAGCCCTGCAGATATCGGTTTGGAACCGAATCCTTCAGCTACTACATGGGCAAATATATACCAGAGTAAAGATATCTGGAACAGGCGCACCAACAGTGCTTTGCTGAACCTTACCCATCAGGATCCGGGGTATCTGGGACCCGGGCATAACGTAATGAGATTCAGGGTACGAAATATCGGATGTACTACATCTGCCACTGCTTTTGCAAGATTATACTGGACAATGGGTTCTACCGGTGAAACATGGCCTAATTCATGGAACGGGATCCAGCTCATCAACGGATATTCTGCCGGAGGAGAGCTTACCACGCCTTATACGGGATTTAATTCCTCAAACTCATATGCAACAGGGCAGGGATTCAAGATTCCGGCTCTGGCACCCGGACAGACCTATATCATTGATGCCAAATGGACTCCGGTAAATCCTGCAATTTACGGCGGACTTACGGACAATGTAGTATGCTTCCTGGGAAGGATCGCAACACCTGGCGACCCGATGTATAATGAAAATCCGGGCCCGAATGCGCCGATACAGCCTAATGTAACCAATAACAACAATATAGTTACAAGAAATACAAAACTGGTAAGCCTCAGCGGCACTTTCCCTAAAAAATCAGGTTTCTTCTTCGGAAATTACCTTGATTATGACAAGCCGTTCGATATCAGATTCAACCTGATAAAAGATTCCAATGTGCCGTTTAAAAGTGCGACCCGAATTATTATCAAACTGAATAAACCGACATGGGAAAGATGGGAAAGCGGCGGCAAAAAGCTGGATGGTATAGAAGTCTATAATTATAATGAGCGCGAACTGGTCATCATGGATCCCGCAAATGCAGTTATAGGAAACGTAGTGCTGAAACCTGATGAATATTTTCCTGTCGAGGTATCATTCCAGGCTTCTTCAAGCATTTCGACTACCGAAGATTATGATTTAGCGGTATCTCAAAACCTGACCGATAATGCAGATGAGATCTATGGAAGCGTTTGCCACTTCCTTGTTACGATCAATGAGAAAGACGTTGAAGAAGGTGAGCCGTACTGTGATGAGAAATGCAGACAGGCAAAAATGCAGCCTTTGGTACTCTAG